A part of Saliniradius amylolyticus genomic DNA contains:
- a CDS encoding circularly permuted type 2 ATP-grasp protein: MAIRWGSYKVTGLYDELIRAAGKPRPAANTLCDYLRGLQDKDLEEFKAAAESAIHVMGISFRVYHEEEGSIDRAWPFDIIPRVIDSLEWQQVERGLKQRVKALNAFIDDLYNEQNIIKDGVFPADLLEKSKNFLPQCRNVRPPLGIWAHICGSDLVRDGEGKVYVLEDNLRVPSGVSYMLENRHVMKRVFPQMFEQYNILPVDDYPSQLYDTLSQLSPRDIEQPEIVVLTPGIYNSAYFEHAYLAQQMGAELVEGSDLFVDNDDVVYMRTIEGPARVDVIYRRIDDHFMDPEAFNPESLLGVPGLMRAWKAGKVALANAPGSGVADDKVVYAFVPEIIRYYLNEEPGIDNVPTYKCFVKEDRDYVLENIEKLVVKPANESGGYGMLIGPHASQEECDKFRRLLKRDPRNYIAQPMLNLSTAPTLIGNKAEPRHLDLRPFILSGRDVQVTMGGLTRVALRKGSIVVNSSQGGGSKDTWIVERES, encoded by the coding sequence ATGGCAATACGTTGGGGCAGCTACAAGGTCACTGGATTGTACGACGAGTTGATACGCGCCGCCGGTAAACCAAGGCCCGCAGCCAACACACTGTGCGACTATCTGCGCGGTTTACAGGATAAAGACCTGGAGGAGTTTAAGGCGGCGGCCGAGTCGGCTATCCATGTGATGGGCATCAGCTTTCGTGTCTACCATGAAGAAGAAGGCTCCATCGACCGGGCCTGGCCTTTTGACATCATTCCGCGCGTTATTGACAGCCTCGAATGGCAGCAGGTTGAACGCGGTCTGAAACAGCGGGTCAAGGCATTGAACGCCTTTATCGACGATCTCTATAACGAGCAGAACATCATCAAGGATGGCGTCTTCCCCGCCGATCTGCTGGAAAAATCCAAAAATTTCCTGCCTCAGTGCCGCAATGTGCGGCCGCCTCTGGGCATCTGGGCCCATATCTGTGGCTCGGATCTGGTCCGTGATGGCGAGGGTAAGGTCTATGTACTGGAAGATAATCTGCGCGTGCCCTCTGGGGTCTCTTACATGCTGGAAAACCGGCATGTGATGAAACGGGTATTTCCACAGATGTTCGAGCAGTACAATATTCTGCCGGTGGATGATTACCCCTCCCAGCTTTACGACACCCTGTCCCAATTATCACCGCGCGATATCGAACAGCCGGAAATCGTGGTACTGACGCCGGGCATTTATAACTCGGCCTACTTCGAACATGCCTACCTGGCTCAGCAGATGGGCGCCGAGCTAGTGGAAGGTTCGGACCTGTTCGTGGATAACGACGATGTGGTCTATATGCGCACCATCGAGGGGCCCGCCCGCGTGGATGTGATCTACCGGCGTATTGACGACCATTTTATGGACCCGGAAGCCTTTAACCCTGAGTCATTACTCGGTGTCCCCGGACTGATGCGCGCCTGGAAGGCCGGCAAGGTTGCACTGGCCAATGCCCCGGGCTCAGGAGTGGCTGACGATAAGGTGGTGTACGCCTTTGTGCCCGAGATCATCCGCTACTACCTGAATGAAGAGCCCGGCATCGACAATGTGCCCACCTACAAGTGTTTTGTGAAAGAAGATCGGGATTATGTACTGGAGAATATTGAGAAACTGGTAGTAAAACCCGCCAATGAGTCTGGCGGATACGGCATGTTGATTGGCCCGCATGCCAGTCAGGAAGAATGCGACAAGTTCCGCCGCCTGTTGAAGCGCGACCCTCGCAATTACATTGCCCAGCCGATGCTGAACCTGTCCACGGCGCCCACGCTAATTGGTAATAAAGCCGAGCCCCGCCACCTGGATCTGCGTCCCTTTATCCTCAGTGGTCGCGATGTGCAGGTGACCATGGGCGGCCTGACTCGCGTTGCGCTGCGCAAGGGCTCTATCGTGGTGAATTCATCCCAGGGGGGAGGCAGTAAGGATACCTGGATCGTGGAACGGGAGTCTTAA